One genomic window of Anaeromicrobium sediminis includes the following:
- a CDS encoding DUF6363 domain-containing protein has protein sequence MDGSKYNTLLDNLKASSSLPFISKPYIISNVPHLDGGLTDPISFKRALELGYEKIVVILTQPSSYVKELLKLPGFLQSKYKKYPKILKALKNRHDLYNKQRDDLFQLYEEGKAFIIMPPTKIPAKRIDKNLKRLHRAYDSGYEYICAHGDALKRFLKL, from the coding sequence ATGGATGGATCTAAATATAATACTCTGCTAGACAATTTAAAGGCTTCCAGTAGCTTACCCTTCATATCAAAGCCCTATATAATTTCTAATGTACCTCATTTAGATGGGGGACTTACAGATCCAATCTCTTTCAAAAGGGCCTTGGAATTAGGTTATGAAAAAATAGTAGTAATTTTAACTCAACCTTCATCTTATGTTAAAGAGCTATTAAAACTTCCAGGATTTTTACAATCTAAGTATAAAAAATACCCCAAAATATTAAAGGCATTAAAAAATAGACATGATCTCTATAATAAACAAAGAGATGATTTATTCCAGTTATATGAGGAAGGAAAAGCATTCATCATAATGCCACCTACAAAGATTCCAGCTAAAAGGATTGATAAAAATTTGAAGAGATTACACCGTGCTTATGATTCTGGCTATGAATATATATGTGCTCACGGAGATGCTCTGAAAAGATTTTTAAAATTATAA
- a CDS encoding MerR family transcriptional regulator: protein MAYKVRELSKLAGISPRTLHHYDHIGLLKPSSVNESRYRLYEDKDLERLQQILFLKELGFKLSEIKEILDDPKYGRERALKEQKNLLILKRKRLDNIIASIDTTLNTMKGVETMKKQDMFNVFDMNEINKHKDEYAKEVREKYDSSIVEECNKKTKSYTKNKWEEICSKGNEFFHKLGTLMNKGPEDEEVQELIGAYRQYITDNFYECTIEIFEGLGQLYVTDERFTMNIDKNREGLSKFVKDAIEVYCNNKK, encoded by the coding sequence ATGGCGTACAAAGTTAGAGAATTGTCAAAATTAGCTGGTATTAGTCCTAGAACATTGCATCATTATGATCATATTGGACTGTTAAAACCATCTTCTGTTAATGAATCTAGATATAGGTTATATGAAGATAAAGATTTAGAACGTTTACAGCAAATATTGTTCTTAAAGGAGTTGGGTTTTAAGCTAAGTGAAATAAAGGAAATATTAGATGATCCTAAATATGGGAGAGAGAGAGCATTAAAAGAGCAGAAGAATCTTTTAATCTTAAAAAGAAAGAGACTAGATAATATTATTGCCTCCATAGATACAACTTTGAACACTATGAAGGGAGTAGAAACTATGAAAAAACAAGACATGTTTAATGTATTTGATATGAATGAAATTAATAAGCATAAGGATGAATATGCTAAAGAGGTTAGAGAAAAGTATGATAGTAGTATAGTGGAGGAATGTAATAAAAAAACTAAATCATATACAAAGAATAAGTGGGAGGAAATATGCTCAAAGGGAAATGAATTCTTTCATAAACTAGGAACTCTAATGAATAAGGGGCCAGAAGATGAAGAAGTACAAGAACTTATAGGAGCATATAGGCAGTATATAACAGATAACTTTTATGAATGTACTATAGAAATATTTGAAGGACTAGGCCAATTGTATGTGACAGATGAGAGATTTACTATGAATATAGACAAGAATAGAGAAGGGTTATCAAAGTTTGTTAAAGATGCCATTGAAGTATATTGTAATAATAAAAAGTAA
- a CDS encoding DUF1971 domain-containing protein has protein sequence MNYQNVSLPEGAAKIGETPIMNENTVAPGILNKHMAPKGKYGNIVVLKGSLDYVWEDTPEDVITADVDHPIVISPERYHHVIITGEVEFKVEFYEVKETETKEIDKDALRPGEDFI, from the coding sequence ATGAACTATCAAAATGTAAGCTTACCAGAGGGTGCAGCAAAAATAGGAGAAACACCTATTATGAATGAAAACACTGTTGCACCTGGAATACTTAATAAACATATGGCACCTAAAGGTAAATATGGCAATATAGTTGTACTTAAAGGAAGTTTAGATTACGTTTGGGAGGATACGCCAGAGGATGTTATTACTGCCGATGTGGATCATCCAATAGTCATTTCTCCTGAACGATACCATCATGTTATAATTACTGGTGAAGTAGAATTTAAAGTTGAATTCTATGAGGTAAAAGAAACTGAAACTAAAGAGATTGATAAAGATGCACTTAGGCCAGGGGAAGACTTTATTTAG
- a CDS encoding helix-turn-helix transcriptional regulator, whose protein sequence is MRRALYEVGICPKVLQDISIVNINKIENINDLGPLYYYYYYHMAKEYSNLARSYSGELKTGLSKRVYKYVHTHIYENVKLKDIATHLHMVPSYLAHRFKKDTSITITEAIQRTKITYAREDIIRGQDSISSIGAKYGFTDGSYFCKIFKKYIGYTPSQYKTNNNG, encoded by the coding sequence ATGAGAAGAGCATTGTATGAAGTGGGCATATGTCCTAAGGTTTTACAGGATATATCTATTGTTAATATAAACAAAATTGAGAATATAAATGACTTAGGTCCTTTATATTATTATTATTATTATCACATGGCTAAAGAATATTCCAATTTAGCTAGATCTTATTCTGGAGAATTAAAGACAGGGTTATCTAAAAGAGTGTATAAGTACGTACATACCCATATATATGAGAATGTTAAATTAAAGGATATAGCCACCCATCTACATATGGTCCCATCTTATCTGGCTCATAGATTTAAGAAAGATACGAGTATTACTATTACGGAGGCAATTCAAAGGACAAAAATAACCTATGCAAGGGAAGATATTATTAGAGGTCAGGATAGTATTTCTAGTATAGGGGCTAAATATGGATTTACGGATGGAAGTTATTTTTGTAAGATATTTAAGAAATATATAGGATATACTCCTAGTCAATATAAAACTAATAATAATGGATAA
- a CDS encoding glutaredoxin family protein: MKKVVVFTSNTUPHCHTAKEYLSAKNIEFEERNVQTDPDARKELLKRKIMGVPAILVDEEMVVGFDKNKLDELLA; encoded by the coding sequence ATGAAAAAAGTTGTAGTTTTTACTAGCAATACATGACCACATTGTCATACTGCGAAAGAGTATCTTTCAGCAAAAAATATTGAGTTTGAAGAGCGAAATGTTCAGACTGATCCTGATGCTAGAAAAGAACTTCTGAAAAGAAAGATCATGGGAGTTCCTGCTATCCTTGTTGATGAAGAGATGGTTGTTGGCTTTGATAAAAATAAGCTTGATGAATTACTTGCATAG
- a CDS encoding DUF4358 domain-containing protein produces MKKISSLIIIVLTLFLFAGCSQQGTQVNVSVKDIVENIKIQMIEDMKVAGAPEDMFKDGKLPGYMETDLGLEGQDVISKLFNKEDLEEGIVLQHMMNVKSDLIIVLKAKDESKVTNLKASLEKVKEQQEHIWSTYLPDQYEKVKNNIIKAEGNYLVYITFDNPENIETVFDSAFK; encoded by the coding sequence ATGAAGAAGATTTCAAGCTTAATTATTATAGTTTTAACACTTTTTCTATTTGCAGGATGTAGCCAACAGGGAACTCAAGTTAATGTATCCGTAAAGGATATTGTTGAAAATATTAAGATTCAAATGATTGAAGATATGAAAGTAGCTGGTGCTCCAGAAGACATGTTTAAAGATGGAAAATTGCCTGGATACATGGAAACTGATTTAGGGTTAGAAGGTCAAGACGTGATATCTAAATTATTTAATAAGGAAGACCTTGAAGAAGGTATTGTATTACAGCATATGATGAATGTTAAATCAGACTTAATAATAGTTTTAAAGGCAAAAGATGAGTCTAAAGTAACTAATCTAAAAGCCTCATTAGAGAAAGTAAAAGAGCAACAAGAGCACATTTGGTCAACTTACCTACCAGATCAGTATGAAAAAGTTAAAAACAATATTATAAAGGCCGAAGGTAATTATTTAGTATATATTACTTTTGATAACCCTGAAAATATTGAGACTGTATTTGACAGTGCTTTTAAATAA
- a CDS encoding DUF4358 domain-containing protein, with translation MKKILGGVMMKKILSLLVVFITLFSFVGCSEKVPNIAMKDIMTNIENESQIVSGLTELDLKKADLNDYEKQIIESLDLNTDDIEEGIMKFPMINLQADSVILLKAKDSSKLPELKVSLEKYVENQIKAFENYLPQNLDVVKNHILKEKGNYIILIVSHEADKIELAFDNSFNTSK, from the coding sequence ATGAAGAAAATACTAGGAGGAGTAATGATGAAAAAAATATTAAGTTTATTGGTTGTGTTTATAACTCTTTTTTCATTTGTTGGTTGCAGTGAAAAAGTGCCAAATATTGCCATGAAAGATATAATGACTAATATTGAAAATGAGAGTCAAATTGTTTCTGGACTTACGGAGTTAGATTTAAAAAAGGCTGATTTAAATGATTATGAAAAACAAATAATTGAATCTTTAGATCTTAATACGGATGATATTGAAGAAGGTATTATGAAATTCCCTATGATAAATCTTCAAGCGGATAGTGTTATCTTATTAAAAGCAAAAGATAGTTCTAAACTTCCAGAATTAAAGGTATCTCTAGAAAAATATGTTGAAAATCAGATAAAAGCATTTGAAAATTATTTGCCACAAAATCTTGATGTAGTTAAAAATCACATTCTTAAGGAAAAAGGAAATTATATAATACTTATTGTTTCCCATGAAGCAGACAAAATAGAACTAGCATTTGACAATTCTTTTAATACTTCAAAATAA
- a CDS encoding radical SAM protein: MIVIRYEGVIYRPPSEFDSLIIQATIGCPHNKCSFCNMYKDRKFKIRSINHIKKDLEYAKDIYGEELEKIFFSDGNTILMKTKDLLDILSYAKSLFPNLKRATMYGSAQYINLKSLEELKELRNHGLTRIHCGMESGDDEVLGKIHKGYTGNEMIKAGKLIKNAGIELSLYYIVGLGGRELFSNHAINSAKVINEIKPDFVRLRTLMPRMGTELYEEYKRGDFQLLNPHEALEETKVLINNINEINTCLVSDHISNYWNIEGLLLRDKKSMIEEIDYALSLDSSNFRNPESGSL, from the coding sequence GTGATAGTCATTAGATACGAGGGAGTAATATATAGACCTCCAAGTGAGTTTGATAGTCTAATAATTCAAGCAACTATAGGATGTCCCCATAATAAATGTAGTTTTTGTAATATGTACAAAGATAGAAAGTTTAAGATAAGAAGTATAAACCATATAAAGAAGGATTTAGAGTATGCTAAAGATATATACGGAGAAGAATTAGAAAAAATATTCTTTAGTGATGGAAATACTATTTTAATGAAGACTAAAGATCTATTAGATATATTAAGTTATGCCAAGTCATTATTTCCAAATTTAAAAAGGGCCACCATGTATGGATCTGCACAATATATTAATTTAAAATCTTTAGAGGAATTAAAAGAACTAAGAAATCATGGATTAACTAGAATACATTGTGGTATGGAATCTGGAGATGATGAAGTTTTAGGTAAAATACATAAGGGTTACACAGGAAATGAAATGATCAAAGCTGGAAAGTTAATAAAGAATGCTGGCATAGAACTAAGCCTATACTATATTGTAGGTTTAGGAGGAAGAGAGTTATTCTCAAACCATGCTATTAATAGTGCTAAGGTCATTAATGAAATAAAACCTGACTTTGTGAGACTCAGAACACTAATGCCTAGGATGGGAACCGAATTATATGAAGAATATAAAAGAGGCGATTTTCAGTTGTTAAATCCTCATGAGGCTCTAGAAGAAACTAAGGTACTTATTAATAATATAAATGAAATAAATACATGCTTAGTTAGTGATCATATATCTAATTATTGGAATATAGAAGGTTTGTTATTAAGAGATAAAAAATCTATGATAGAAGAAATAGACTATGCACTATCGCTGGATTCCTCTAATTTTAGGAATCCAGAATCGGGAAGTCTTTAA
- a CDS encoding methylated-DNA--[protein]-cysteine S-methyltransferase — translation MIKEYYSYYESELGTVEIITSDDSVLSIMFVEEKKEETEKPEILKEALVQIKEYFEGNRKEFHLKIDFVGTDFQKKVWNELLNIPYGQVVSYKDIAVRIGNEKAVRAVGTTNGKNKISIVVPCHRVIGSNGKLTGYAGGVHRKDWLLNHEKKSSN, via the coding sequence ATGATTAAAGAATATTATAGTTATTATGAATCAGAATTAGGGACTGTAGAAATAATTACTTCAGATGATAGTGTGTTGTCTATTATGTTTGTGGAAGAAAAAAAAGAAGAGACAGAAAAACCGGAAATATTAAAAGAAGCATTAGTACAAATAAAAGAGTACTTTGAAGGTAATAGGAAAGAATTTCATTTAAAAATAGACTTTGTGGGAACTGATTTTCAAAAGAAGGTGTGGAATGAACTATTAAATATTCCCTATGGACAAGTTGTGTCTTACAAGGATATAGCTGTTAGAATAGGAAATGAAAAGGCAGTAAGAGCTGTAGGAACTACTAATGGAAAGAACAAGATTAGTATAGTAGTACCTTGTCATAGGGTAATAGGATCTAATGGAAAACTTACTGGTTATGCAGGTGGTGTACATAGGAAAGATTGGTTATTAAACCATGAAAAGAAAAGTTCTAACTAA
- a CDS encoding YcxB family protein — protein sequence MKITYDTTKEDYWNFNKYVKYNNFRTKMTIILAIILVPITIYISLGAITNSKIYSLVCAVISFGIIYYIMVHGTRKRAFKFAEDEGGILGKHTIEVSEEGITEKTYYCSRFHIWNSVKNIEMTEEYIFIFLSEIQAYPIPKRAFKTENEAVKFYNFLIRHFQEKNNID from the coding sequence ATGAAGATAACTTATGATACTACTAAAGAAGATTACTGGAATTTTAATAAGTATGTTAAGTATAATAATTTCAGAACTAAGATGACCATTATATTGGCAATTATATTAGTACCTATTACAATATATATTTCTTTAGGAGCTATTACAAATTCCAAGATATATTCATTAGTTTGTGCAGTTATCTCATTTGGAATTATTTATTACATAATGGTTCACGGTACTAGAAAAAGGGCATTCAAATTTGCAGAAGATGAAGGGGGGATATTGGGAAAACACACCATAGAAGTAAGTGAAGAAGGAATCACAGAGAAAACCTACTACTGTAGTAGGTTTCATATATGGAATAGTGTAAAAAATATAGAAATGACAGAGGAGTATATTTTCATATTTTTAAGTGAAATACAAGCATATCCCATACCTAAAAGAGCTTTTAAAACAGAAAATGAAGCTGTTAAATTTTATAATTTTCTAATAAGACATTTTCAAGAAAAGAATAATATAGATTAG
- a CDS encoding YwbE family protein, which yields MPGTRRENVRQGMKVKVVQKQDQQSGKLTEGVVKDILTNSYTHPHGIKVRLESGIVGRVKEIINI from the coding sequence ATGCCAGGAACTAGACGTGAGAATGTAAGACAGGGAATGAAAGTAAAGGTTGTACAAAAGCAAGATCAACAATCTGGAAAATTAACAGAAGGGGTAGTAAAGGATATACTTACTAACTCATATACACATCCACATGGTATTAAAGTTAGGCTTGAGAGTGGTATTGTGGGTAGAGTTAAGGAAATAATAAATATTTAG
- a CDS encoding AraC family transcriptional regulator, which translates to MNWIKNMNEALYYIEDNIENDVTSDEIAKVAMCSKFHFMRMFSMLTGMSLGEYIRLRKLSLATKYLICDNEKIITIAMKLGYETPESFSKAFKKLHGVSPSKVRKENIKLKAIPPLSFQITVKGEDRMNYSIQEKEPFKIVGVSRRFNGENGENFRKIPLFWDEVFKSGKYKILEENAGSLGVLGVCTNFCQETKDFDYLIAVEGNEVEGLEGPTTIEVPKLTWAIFESIGPLPESIQNVTKKIFTEWFPATGYEHACGPEIEVYYEGDPQAEDYRSEVWVPIVID; encoded by the coding sequence ATGAATTGGATTAAGAATATGAATGAAGCCTTATATTATATAGAAGATAATATTGAAAATGATGTTACATCAGATGAAATTGCTAAAGTAGCCATGTGCTCTAAGTTTCACTTTATGAGAATGTTTTCCATGTTAACGGGTATGTCACTAGGAGAATATATAAGACTTAGAAAATTATCTTTGGCTACTAAGTATTTAATCTGTGATAATGAAAAAATAATTACCATTGCCATGAAGTTAGGATATGAAACGCCAGAGTCATTTTCGAAGGCATTTAAAAAGCTCCATGGAGTAAGTCCATCTAAGGTAAGAAAAGAAAATATAAAATTAAAAGCAATTCCACCTCTATCCTTTCAAATTACAGTAAAAGGAGAAGATAGAATGAATTATAGTATTCAAGAAAAGGAACCCTTTAAAATTGTAGGAGTATCTAGAAGATTTAATGGTGAAAATGGAGAGAACTTTAGAAAGATACCACTATTTTGGGATGAAGTATTCAAATCTGGTAAATATAAAATATTAGAAGAAAATGCAGGTTCTTTAGGAGTATTAGGTGTATGCACAAACTTCTGCCAAGAGACTAAAGACTTTGATTATTTAATAGCTGTAGAAGGAAATGAAGTTGAAGGATTAGAAGGACCTACTACAATAGAAGTTCCTAAATTAACATGGGCCATATTTGAAAGTATAGGACCTCTTCCAGAATCAATTCAAAATGTAACTAAGAAAATATTCACAGAATGGTTTCCTGCTACTGGCTACGAACATGCCTGTGGACCAGAGATAGAAGTATACTATGAAGGAGATCCACAAGCAGAGGATTATAGATCAGAAGTTTGGGTTCCCATAGTTATCGATTAA
- a CDS encoding acetamidase/formamidase family protein yields the protein MKLSCEQHIFQFSETNKPVLKIHSGTTVEIETLDCFANQIKRAEDKLEAMDWDRVNPATGPVYIEDAMPGDILKVNIKNIEIGDQGVMSTGKDLGVLGDRIEGLQSKLVKIEDNYAIFDDKLRIPLNKMIGVIGVATEGDGINCGTPGIHGGNMDNKMIRENTTLYLPVFVEGALFALGDLHAVMGDGEIGVSGVEVSGKVTVNLEVIKGFTLNNPLIENDDCIATIASKETLDESVYDAVSDMEKLLSSRMDLSSGDMAMLFSAVGNTEICQVVDPLKTARFSMPKWVLEKYGFRLF from the coding sequence ATGAAATTATCTTGTGAACAACATATTTTTCAATTCTCCGAAACTAATAAACCCGTACTAAAAATACATAGTGGAACTACAGTAGAAATTGAGACTCTAGATTGTTTTGCAAATCAGATTAAAAGAGCAGAAGATAAACTAGAAGCCATGGATTGGGATAGGGTAAATCCAGCTACAGGACCTGTTTACATAGAGGATGCAATGCCTGGAGATATATTAAAGGTAAACATTAAAAATATTGAAATTGGTGATCAAGGAGTAATGTCAACAGGAAAAGATTTAGGAGTATTAGGAGATAGGATAGAGGGGCTTCAATCAAAGCTTGTTAAAATTGAAGATAATTATGCCATTTTTGATGATAAATTGAGAATTCCTTTAAATAAAATGATAGGTGTAATAGGTGTGGCAACAGAAGGTGATGGAATTAATTGTGGTACTCCAGGGATTCATGGAGGAAACATGGATAACAAAATGATTAGGGAAAATACAACACTGTATTTACCAGTATTTGTAGAAGGCGCATTATTTGCCCTTGGTGATTTACATGCTGTAATGGGTGATGGTGAGATAGGTGTAAGTGGTGTTGAAGTTTCTGGAAAGGTTACAGTGAACCTTGAAGTCATTAAGGGATTTACTTTAAATAATCCATTAATTGAAAATGATGATTGTATAGCTACTATAGCTTCAAAGGAAACTTTAGATGAATCTGTATATGATGCTGTATCAGATATGGAGAAACTATTATCATCTAGAATGGACTTAAGCTCTGGAGATATGGCCATGTTATTTAGTGCAGTTGGTAATACCGAAATATGTCAAGTGGTAGACCCACTAAAGACAGCTAGATTTAGTATGCCCAAATGGGTGCTAGAAAAATATGGCTTTAGATTGTTTTAA
- a CDS encoding DNA-3-methyladenine glycosylase family protein, whose amino-acid sequence MKDKFKDNCKAFDSFIEIYTPKEFNFKECLVYLNRSDLECTHKVRDKKVYKLIKIEDNKTLVEISHNDGIMKVKFLNHIPNKIIKEKIGLHVWNMFDLSTNLTSFYESVGENFILSKLMDKYYGLRIIKINNLFECLCWAIIGQQINLKFAYTLKKRIVEKYGESVTYENEEYWLFPKVKVIANLKVEHLKELQFTIRKAEYVIDVAKLFLNKEFEKEILKNNLSYNELFKKLISIRGIGSWTADYAIMKSFSINCAFPIKDVGIQNALKNILGLEKKPELEEIELMAENWKDWESYATFYLWRSLYD is encoded by the coding sequence ATGAAAGATAAATTTAAAGATAATTGTAAGGCATTTGATTCTTTTATAGAAATATATACACCAAAGGAATTTAACTTTAAAGAATGCTTAGTATATTTAAATAGATCAGATTTAGAATGCACGCATAAAGTAAGAGATAAAAAAGTATATAAGTTAATAAAAATAGAAGACAATAAAACTTTAGTAGAGATTAGCCATAATGATGGGATAATGAAAGTGAAGTTTTTAAACCATATACCAAATAAGATTATTAAAGAAAAAATAGGTTTACATGTTTGGAATATGTTTGATCTGTCCACTAATCTAACTAGCTTCTATGAGTCAGTGGGAGAAAATTTTATTTTAAGTAAATTAATGGACAAGTATTATGGTTTAAGGATTATTAAGATTAACAATTTATTTGAATGTCTATGTTGGGCCATAATTGGGCAACAGATAAATTTGAAATTTGCTTATACATTGAAAAAGAGGATTGTGGAGAAATACGGAGAAAGTGTAACTTATGAAAATGAGGAATATTGGCTTTTTCCTAAAGTTAAAGTTATAGCTAATCTTAAGGTTGAACATTTAAAAGAATTACAATTTACTATTAGAAAAGCTGAATATGTTATAGATGTTGCAAAATTATTTTTAAATAAGGAATTTGAAAAAGAAATATTAAAAAACAATTTATCCTATAATGAATTATTCAAAAAGCTAATAAGTATTAGAGGCATTGGTAGTTGGACTGCTGATTATGCCATAATGAAAAGTTTTTCTATAAATTGTGCCTTTCCCATAAAAGATGTGGGTATTCAGAATGCATTAAAAAATATTTTAGGACTTGAAAAAAAGCCAGAACTTGAAGAAATAGAATTAATGGCGGAAAATTGGAAAGATTGGGAGTCCTATGCTACTTTTTATTTATGGAGGTCTTTGTATGATTAA
- a CDS encoding iron-containing alcohol dehydrogenase: MDLKWFRVPKDIVFGDGTLEYLSTLEGKRAILVTGGSSMKRFGFLDQAKAYLEKAGMEVTIFDGVEPNPSVETVVAGAKAMLEFEPEWVVAIGGGSALDAAKIMWAFYEHPELKFEDIIEPGSLPKLRNKAKFVAIPSTSGTASEITAFSVITDVANHIKYPIVSYEITPDIAILDPQLPAKMPPHITANTGMDVLAHAIEAWVSISATSYTDPIALEAIKLVFDKLPAAYENGADMEARKDMHNASTLAGMAFTNASLGLVHSLAHKIGGEFGITHGLTNAILMPYIVQYNRTATDKVEKLEKLLGIEDLPQAIKELNMKLNIPLTFKEVTEVEINEDKFLEVLDRMSKNAFEDPCTLTNPRSSSPEDVAMIYKSAFYGEDMK, encoded by the coding sequence ATGGATTTAAAATGGTTTCGTGTACCAAAGGATATAGTATTTGGTGATGGTACATTAGAATATTTATCAACTTTAGAAGGAAAAAGAGCAATCCTAGTAACTGGTGGAAGCTCAATGAAGAGATTTGGATTCTTAGATCAAGCTAAAGCATATTTAGAAAAGGCTGGTATGGAAGTTACTATTTTTGATGGAGTAGAGCCTAATCCATCAGTAGAAACTGTTGTAGCTGGTGCTAAAGCAATGTTAGAATTTGAACCTGAGTGGGTAGTTGCTATAGGTGGAGGTTCAGCTCTTGATGCAGCCAAAATCATGTGGGCATTTTACGAGCACCCAGAATTAAAATTTGAAGATATCATAGAGCCGGGTAGTTTACCGAAGCTAAGAAATAAAGCTAAATTTGTGGCTATTCCATCTACAAGTGGAACAGCATCAGAAATAACAGCATTCTCAGTAATTACAGATGTGGCAAACCACATTAAATACCCAATCGTATCCTATGAAATTACGCCTGATATAGCCATACTAGATCCACAACTTCCTGCTAAGATGCCACCTCATATTACGGCAAATACAGGAATGGATGTTTTAGCTCATGCAATTGAGGCTTGGGTATCTATATCTGCTACTAGTTATACAGATCCAATAGCTTTAGAAGCTATTAAATTAGTATTTGATAAATTACCAGCTGCTTATGAAAATGGTGCTGATATGGAAGCAAGAAAAGATATGCATAATGCTTCTACCTTAGCAGGTATGGCATTTACTAATGCATCTTTAGGATTAGTACATAGTCTTGCTCATAAGATAGGTGGAGAATTTGGAATTACTCATGGTTTGACTAATGCCATATTAATGCCATATATTGTTCAATACAATAGAACAGCAACTGATAAAGTTGAGAAGTTAGAAAAGTTATTAGGAATTGAAGATCTACCACAAGCTATTAAAGAGTTAAATATGAAGCTTAATATTCCATTAACATTTAAAGAAGTAACAGAAGTAGAGATTAACGAAGATAAGTTCTTAGAAGTATTAGATCGTATGTCTAAGAATGCATTCGAAGATCCTTGTACTCTAACAAACCCAAGAAGCAGTAGCCCAGAAGATGTGGCAATGATATACAAGTCTGCTTTCTACGGAGAAGACATGAAGTAA